The Desulfuromonas thiophila genome contains the following window.
CGGGCAAGATCGGGGTGGTGTCGCGCAGCGGCACCCTGACCTACGAAGCGGTCAAACAGCTGACCGATGCCGGTCTGGGCCAGTCGACCTGCGTTGGCATTGGCGGTGACCCCATCATTGGCATGAAGTTCATCGATGTGCTGGAGCGCTTCAACGCCGATCCGGACACCGAAGGGGTATTGATGATCGGCGAGATCGGCGGCAGTGCCGAGGAAGAGGCGGCCGCCTGGATTCAGCAGAACATGAAAAAACCCGTCGCGGCGTTTATTGCCGGGGTGACGGCGCCGCCGGGCAAGCGCATGGGCCATGCCGGCGCCATCATCAGTGGTGGTAAGGGCCGTGCCGAAGACAAGATCGCTGCCCTGACCCAGTGCGGTGTCTGTGTTGCCAGCAGCCCGACCCGCATGGGTGTGGCCATGCTTGAAGCCCTTGGCCGGGCCTGATGGCTCAGGTCGGGCTTTCCGGTTGCCCCCGCTGCCGCCGCTGGCGCGGCAGTGGCGCTGCCGGGGTCTTTCGTCCGCCGCGCTCATGAGCGCGGCGGACGCCAACCGTTGTAACCGGAAAGCTCCTGTTCCCCCATGCTATTGACCCTCCGCTGTCTGTGGCCCTGGCTGCAGCCCCATCGCGTTGTGCTGCTTAGCGGCAGTCTGTGGATTCTGCTGAGCAATCTGCTGCTGCTGAGCCTGCCCTTGCTGTTGCGCCAGGCCATCGCCGCCATCGAACAGCACGACTGGAATCAGGTGCGTTTCTGTGCCGCTCTGATGGTGCTGGCCACCCTGCTGGGTGCCCTGAGCCGGGTGCAGTCGCGCCTGCAGATTCTCGGCTGCGGCCGGCGGGTCGAGGTCGATCTGCGCCGGCAGCTGTTTGGCCGCCTGCTGGACGCGCCGGCGCCCTTTTTCGATCGTCTGGGTACCGGTGATCTGATCTCGCGCCTGACCAACGATTTGACCCAGGTGCGCATGGTGGCTGGCTTTGGCCTGGTGTCGCTGATCAACGCACTGGTGGTTTACAGTCTGACCCTGACGGCCATGCTGTGGCTGGCGCCGCTGTTGAGTCTGCTGGCGTTGCTGCCCTTTGTGTTGTTGCTGTGGGCGGTGAAACGCATCAGCCGCCAGGTGCTGCACTACAGCGCCCGCACCCAGGAGCAGCTGGGTGGATTGAGCGACCGCGTCGACGAGGCCTTCAATGGCCAGCGCAGTCTGCGCAGCGCGGGCTTTGAGCCTCTGGTGCAACGCCAGTTCGACGCGGCCAACGCGGCCTATCTGGCCGATGCCGAGGCGTTGGCGCGGTCCCGCTCCCTGCTGGTGCCCCTGATGAGTCTGGTGACGCCGGTGGGCCTGTTGCTGGTGCTGTTCGTGGGCGGGCGCCAGGTTATCGCCGGTAGTCTGCAACTGGGCGATCTGGTGGCGTTCAATGCTTTTCTGGTGCAG
Protein-coding sequences here:
- the sucD gene encoding succinate--CoA ligase subunit alpha; the protein is MAILINQETRVIVQGITGKTGLFHTRECRAYGTRIVGGVTPGKGGIHVEGIPVFDTMEEAVRVTGGTVSMIFVPPPGAADAVLEACDAGVELVVCITEGVPVKDMVLARQVVADSKTLLIGPNCPGLITPGQCKIGIMPGYIHKPGKIGVVSRSGTLTYEAVKQLTDAGLGQSTCVGIGGDPIIGMKFIDVLERFNADPDTEGVLMIGEIGGSAEEEAAAWIQQNMKKPVAAFIAGVTAPPGKRMGHAGAIISGGKGRAEDKIAALTQCGVCVASSPTRMGVAMLEALGRA